The following proteins are encoded in a genomic region of Pagrus major chromosome 16, Pma_NU_1.0:
- the lgals3b gene encoding galectin-3b: MDLSEALGDGWPAGGNNQSGGAGGWPGQPSNPTWPGGQPANPTWPGGQPANPTWPGGQPANPTWPGGQPSNPTWPGGQPGGQPGGQPGGQPAWPAQPSQPSHPGQPSAPGWPSPSSGPQTAPQQSLTIPYNQSLPSGVYDKLLITISGTIKPNAKKLTVDICKANDIAFHFNPRFDEDRKKVIVCNSCIGNKWGREERSSNFPFVPGQQFEMKILCTNSGFKVAVNNNHLLEFQHRVKDLRSINSIKMYYDLSLSNITMGTLP, from the exons ATGGAC tTGTCAGAAGCTCTTGGCGATGGTTGGCCCGCTGGTGGCAACAACCAATCAGGAGGGGCCGGTGGCTGGCCAG GTCAGCCCTCCAACCCAACCTGGCCTGGAGGTCAACCTGCTAACCCCACCTGGCCTGGAGGTCAACCTGCTAACCCCACCTGGCCTGGAGGTCAACCTGCTAACCCCACCTGGCCTGGTGGTCAACCTTCTAACCCCACCTGGCCTGGAGGTCAGCCTGGAGGTCAGCCTGGAGGTCAGCCTGGAGGTCAACCCGCATGGCCTGCCCAACCCAGCCAACCCAGCCATCCGGGTCAGCCCAGTGCACCAGGATGGCCCAGTCCTTCTTCAGGACCTCAAACTGCCCCCCAACAAAGTCTG ACGATTCCGTACAATCAATCTCTACCCAGTGGAGTTTATGACAAACTGCTCATCACCATCAGTGGAACCATCAAACCCAACGCTAAAAA GCTCACAGTGGATATTTGCAAAGCCAATGACATTGCCTTCCACTTCAACCCTCGCTTCGACGAGGACCGCAAGAAGGTGATCGTCTGCAACAGCTGCATCGGCAACAAAtggggaagagaggagagatcGAGTAACTTCCCCTTTGTGCCTGGACAGCAGTTTGAG ATGAAGATCCTCTGCACCAACAGTGGATTTAAGGTGGCCGTCAACAACAATCACCTGCTGGAGTTCCAACACAGGGTCAAGGACCTGAGATCCATCAACAGTATCAAAATGTACTATGACCTCTCCCTGTCCAACATCACCATGGGGACTCTGCCCTAA
- the atg14 gene encoding beclin 1-associated autophagy-related key regulator: MASSAGLPPLGPDRAASSSGPHSGGRPPLRPCHPHPAHPAPGCVMVESVDDAEGLYVAVERCPLCSTSRRRLTCARCVQAGDFVYFDGRNTERYIEKLERLKKLQEEKEQLQHRVIQSMDRKLQADEMKWKIMSCKMKIEQLKEAVAGGNEEVKSDKELLLRSQEESQRLQRRAGRHQEKRDKIERHNRRLGELLERRSRELTSRLSQLAALRREHILELTTHIFPTQEEKQGSRDPADVVAECDPALTSSTVSELAEARRTTYLSGRWIWDDQNGETSISITGPPVTLPSNGDCSAYYSWVEEKSTNQGPELDHINPAHTISAALCYATQLVTILSHILDVNLPKKLCNSEFCGENLSRYRFTRALSKLNTNILHLCFSQHVDSEKLHPHHTLRNIMFLVSPDNDNLGRTGPFEVSADLEESMEFVEPEAAGPAEESGDEAVTDEETDLGTDWETVPSPRFCDIPSQSMDLSQSALQVSQPSANTGGMISSAAASVTSWFRAYTGQR; this comes from the exons ATGGCGTCCTCCGCGGGACTCCCACCGCTCGGCCCGGACCGTGCTGCTTCATCCTCCGGTCCTCACTCAGGGGGGAGGCCGCCTCTCCGCCCCTGTCACCCCCACCCGGCTCACCCCGCCCCGGGCTGTGTGATGGTGGAGTCGGTGGACGACGCGGAGGGTCTGTACGTGGCGGTGGAGCGGTGCCCGCTGTGCAGCACCTCCCGCCGCAGGCTGACCTGCGCCCGCTGCGTCCAGGCCGGGGACTTCGTGTACTTCGACGGGAGGAACACTGAAAG ATATATTGAAAAGTTGGAGcgactgaagaagctgcaggaggAAAAGGAGCAGCTGCAACACAG AGTGATCCAGTCCATGGACAGGAAGCTGCAGGCGGATGAGATG AAATGGAAGATCATGTCCTGTAAGATGAAGATCGAGCAGCTGAAGGAGGCGGTTGCCGGGGGCAACGAGGAGGTGAAGAGCG ataAGGAGCTGCTCCTGCGCTCTCAGGAGGAGAGTCAGCGGCTGCAGCGTCGGGCCGGGCGGCACCAGGAGAAACGGGACAAGATCGAGCGTCACAACCGTCGTCTGGGGGAGCTGCTGGAGAGACGCAGCCGCGAGCTGACGAGCCGACTGAGTCAGCTGGCAGCTCTGAGACGAGAACACATCCTGGAGCTCACCACGCACATCTTCCCCACgcaggaggagaagcagggCAGCAG AGACCCCGCGGACGTGGTGGCGGAGTGCGACCCGGCGTTGACGTCGAGCACGGTGAGCGAGCTGGCCGAGGCTCGGAGGACCACCTACCTGTCGGGACGCTGGATCTGGGACGACCAGAACGGAGAGACCAGCATCAGCATCACGGGCCCCCCCGTCACCCTGCCCAGCAACGGAGACTGCTCTGCCTACTACAGCTGGGTGGAGGAGAAGAGCACCAATCAGGGCCCGG agCTGGACCACATCAACCCGGCTCACACCATCAGCGCCGCCCTCTGTTACGCCACGCAGCTCGTCACCATCCTGTCTCACATCCTGGACGTCAACCTGCCCAAGAAGCTCTGcaacag TGAGTTCTGTGGAGAGAATCTGAGCCGGTACCGCTTCACCAGAGCGCTGAGCAAACTCAACACCAACATCCTCCACCTGTGCTTCTcccag catgtgGACAGTGAGAAGCTCCACCCCCATCACACTCTGAGGAACATCATGTTCCTGGTTTCCCCCGACAACGACAACCTGGGCAG GACCGGCCCCTTCGAGGTGAGCGCTGACCTGGAGGAGTCGATGGAGTTCGTGGAGCCGGAGGCGGCGGGGCCGGCCGAGGAGAGCGGAGACGAGGCGGTGACGGACGAGGAGACGGACCTGGGGACGGACTGGGAGACGGTGCCCAGTCCACGGTTCTGTGACATCCCATCACAG tcCATGGATCTTTCCCAGAGTGCATTGCAGGTGTCCCAGCCGTCTGCTAACACCGGAGGGATGATCTCGTCTGCTGCTGCCTCCGTCACTTCCTGGTTCAGAGCGTACACCGGGCAGCGCTGA
- the tbpl2 gene encoding TATA box-binding protein-like 2 isoform X1, with the protein MDESALERYFDDSIANDSCFSLGEGLGLQSPAPTQEDPSFLSGKAGPSREPGEELDLSFLPDELSTQEEPGRHDDTESQTAALDVSQDSGIHQDYNSQDSTAAAAEADPQQGASMLGTGASPFCPMTPMTPMTPMTPVTERSGIIPQLQNIVSTVNLGCPLDLKFIALQARNAEYNPKRFAAVIMRIREPRTTALIFSSGKMVCTGAKSEEQSRLAARKYARVVQKLGFPARFLDFKIQNMVASCDVCFPIRLEGLVLTHQQFSSYEPELFPGLIYRMVKPRIVLLIFVSGKVVLTGAKERAEIYEAFENIYPILRGFRKQ; encoded by the exons ATGGACGAGTCGGCGTTGGAGCGTTACTTCGATGACTCCATTGCAAAT gACTCCTGCTTCAGTTTGGGGGAGGGGCTTGGCCTCCAGAGCCCCGCCCCCACCCAAGAAGACCCCTCCTTCCTGTCGGGGAAGGCGGGGCCTAGCAGAGAGCCGGGGGAGGAGCTGGACCTCAGCTTCCTACCTGATGAGCTCAGCACGCAGGAAGAGCCCGGTCGTCATGACGACACag AGAGTCAGACTGCAGCTCTGGACGTGTCACAGGACAGCGGCATCCATCAGGACTACAACTCCCAGGattccacagcagcagcagcggaagCTGACCCCCAGCAGGGGGCGTCCATGCTGGGGACAGGGGCCTCCCCCTTCTGCCCCATGACCCCTATGACCCCCATGACCCCCATGACCCCTGTGACTGAGAGGTCAGGGATCATCCCACAGTTACA GAACATCGTCTCCACAGTGAACCTGGGCTGTCCGCTGGATCTGAAGTTCATCGCCCTGCAGGCCAGAAACGCAGAGTACAACCCGAAG CGTTTTGCGGCGGTCATCATGAGGATCAGAGAGCCGAGAACCACGGCGCTGATCTTCAGCTCTGGGAAGATGGTCTGTACAGGAGCCAAgag TGAGGAGCAGTCACGTCTGGCGGCCAGGAAGTACGCCCGGGTGGTGCAGAAGCTGGGCTTCCCCGCCCGCTTCCTGGACTTTAAGATCCAGAACATGGTGGCGAGCTGCGACGTGTGTTTCCCCATCAGACTGGAGGGACTGGTCCTCACACACCAGCAGTtcagcag TTATGAACCGGAGCTGTTTCCAGGACTCATCTACCGCATGGTGAAGCCTCGCATCGTCCTGCTCATCTTTGTGTCGGGGAAAGTCGTTCTGACTG GAGCTAAAGAACGAGCTGAGATCTACGAGGCGTTTGAGAACATTTATCCGATCCTGAGAGGCTTCAGGAAACAGTGA
- the tbpl2 gene encoding TATA box-binding protein-like 2 isoform X2: protein MDESALERYFDDSIANDSCFSLGEGLGLQSPAPTQEDPSFLSGKAGPSREPGEELDLSFLPDELSTQEEPGRHDDTESQTAALDVSQDSGIHQDYNSQDSTAAAAEADPQQGASMLGTGASPFCPMTPMTPMTPMTPVTERSGIIPQLQNIVSTVNLGCPLDLKFIALQARNAEYNPKRFAAVIMRIREPRTTALIFSSGKMVCTGAKSEEQSRLAARKYARVVQKLGFPARFLDFKIQNMVASCDVCFPIRLEGLVLTHQQFSSYEPELFPGLIYRMVKPRIVLLIFVSGKVVLTEQRSSCVQVIVL from the exons ATGGACGAGTCGGCGTTGGAGCGTTACTTCGATGACTCCATTGCAAAT gACTCCTGCTTCAGTTTGGGGGAGGGGCTTGGCCTCCAGAGCCCCGCCCCCACCCAAGAAGACCCCTCCTTCCTGTCGGGGAAGGCGGGGCCTAGCAGAGAGCCGGGGGAGGAGCTGGACCTCAGCTTCCTACCTGATGAGCTCAGCACGCAGGAAGAGCCCGGTCGTCATGACGACACag AGAGTCAGACTGCAGCTCTGGACGTGTCACAGGACAGCGGCATCCATCAGGACTACAACTCCCAGGattccacagcagcagcagcggaagCTGACCCCCAGCAGGGGGCGTCCATGCTGGGGACAGGGGCCTCCCCCTTCTGCCCCATGACCCCTATGACCCCCATGACCCCCATGACCCCTGTGACTGAGAGGTCAGGGATCATCCCACAGTTACA GAACATCGTCTCCACAGTGAACCTGGGCTGTCCGCTGGATCTGAAGTTCATCGCCCTGCAGGCCAGAAACGCAGAGTACAACCCGAAG CGTTTTGCGGCGGTCATCATGAGGATCAGAGAGCCGAGAACCACGGCGCTGATCTTCAGCTCTGGGAAGATGGTCTGTACAGGAGCCAAgag TGAGGAGCAGTCACGTCTGGCGGCCAGGAAGTACGCCCGGGTGGTGCAGAAGCTGGGCTTCCCCGCCCGCTTCCTGGACTTTAAGATCCAGAACATGGTGGCGAGCTGCGACGTGTGTTTCCCCATCAGACTGGAGGGACTGGTCCTCACACACCAGCAGTtcagcag TTATGAACCGGAGCTGTTTCCAGGACTCATCTACCGCATGGTGAAGCCTCGCATCGTCCTGCTCATCTTTGTGTCGGGGAAAGTCGTTCTGACTG AACAAAGATCGAGCTGCGTTCAAGTGATTGTGCTGTGA
- the LOC141011113 gene encoding LOW QUALITY PROTEIN: uncharacterized protein (The sequence of the model RefSeq protein was modified relative to this genomic sequence to represent the inferred CDS: substituted 3 bases at 3 genomic stop codons) yields MSTFKTLLETSCCRQTCCRRTCCRRTCCRRTCCRRTCCRRTCCRRTQTCCRRTCCRRTQTCCRRTQTCCRRTQTCCRRTCCRRTQTCCRRTCCRRTWCRRTCCRRTCCRRTCCRRTQTCCRRTCXRQTCCRRTQTCCRRTQTCCRRTCCRRTCCRRTCCRRTCCRRTCCRRTCCRRTQTCCRRTCCRRTQTCXRQTCCRRTQTCXRQTCCRRTCCRRTCCRRTCCRRTCCRRTCCRRTCCHKRHQLINSSFTLKCSENKSSQTLINIHDHPEHTTHSLVYKFM; encoded by the exons ATGTCAACGTTCAAAACTTTATTAGAAACA agctgctgcagacagacCTGCTGCAGACGGACCTGCTGCAGACGAACCTGCTGCAGACGGACCTGCTGCAGACGGACCTGCTGCAGACGAACCTGCTGCAGACGAACCCAGACCTGCTGCAGACGGACCTGCTGCAGACGAACCCAGACCTGCTGCAGACGAACCCAGACCTGCTGCAGACGAACCCAGACCTGCTGCAGACGGACCTGCTGCAGACGAACCCAGACCTGCTGCAGACGGACCTGCTGCAGACGGACCTGGTGCAGACGAACCTGCTGCAGACGAACCTGCTGCAGACGGACCTGCTGCAGACGAACCCAGACCTGCTGCAGACGGACCTGCTGAAGACAGACCTGCTGCAGACGAACCCAGACCTGCTGCAGACGAACCCAGACCTGCTGCAGACGGACCTGCTGCAGACGGACCTGCTGCAGACGAACCTGCTGCAGACGAACCTGCTGCAGACGGACCTGCTGCAGACGAACCTGCTGCAGACGAACCCAGACCTGCTGCAGACGGACCTGCTGCAGACGAACCCAGACCTGCTGAAGACAGACCTGCTGCAGACGAACCCAGACCTGCTGAAGACAGACCTGCTGTAGACGAACCTGCTGCAGGCGGACCTGCTGCAGACGGACCTGCTGCAGACGGACCTGCTGCAGACGAACCTGCTGCAGACGGACCTGCTGCCACAAGAGACATCAGCTCATTAACTCCAGCTTTACATTAAAGTGCAGCGAAAACAAATCAAGTCAAACTCTGATAAACATCCACGATCACCCTGAACACACCACACATTCACTCGTTTACAAGTTCATGTGA
- the jmjd7 gene encoding bifunctional peptidase and (3S)-lysyl hydroxylase JMJD7 has translation MEDVKKRLAEFSLEAHDLYLNQSVPYLEEPPDPLQFYRDWIGPNKPCIIRNAFSHWPALSRWNPEYLREKVGSKAISVAVTPNGYADAVSGDRFVMPEERRMSFSAVLDIIEGKVEAGGGVFYVQKQCSNLTEELPELTGDVEPHVSWMSDALGKLPDAVNFWLGEASAVTSMHKDHYENLYCVISGEKNFILLPPTDRPFIPYGEYQPAVYHQQDDGEFRVVDQSGSEKVPWIPLDPLDPDLERYPQYRRARPLRCSVKAGEMLYLPSLWFHHVQQSHGCIAVNFWYDMEYDIKYNYFQLLETLSDITDGST, from the exons ATGGAGGACGTGAAGAAACGACTGGCTGAGTTTTCACTGGAGGCTCACG ATCTGTATCTGAACCAATCAGTGCCGTACCTGGAGGAGCCACCCGACCCACTGCAGTTCTACCGCGACTGGATTGGTCCAAACAAGCCCTGTATCATCAGGAACGCCTTCAGCCATTGGCCGGCTCTGTCCAGGTGGAACCCGGAGTACCTGAG GGAGAAGGTGGGGTCAAAGGCCATCAGTGTGGCGGTGACTCCTAACGGCTACGCCGACGCCGTCAGCGGTGATCGTTTCGTGATGCCTGAAGAGAGACGGATGagtttctctgctgtgctcGACATCATCGAGgggaag gtgGAGGCGGGTGGAGGAGTGTTTTACGTTCAGAAGCAGTGCTCTAACCTGACGGAGGAGCTCCCGGAGCTCACAGGCGACGTGGAGCCTCACGTCTCCTGGATGAGCGACGCACTCG GAAAGTTACCAGACGCTGTGAATTTTTGGCTCGGAGAGGCGAGTGCCGTGACCTCCA tgcacaAAGATCACTATGAGAATCTGTACTGTGTGATTTCTGGAGAGAAGAACTTCATCCTGCTGCCGCCCACAGACCGACCCTTCATCCCCTACG GTGAGTATCAGCCGGCTGTGTATCATCAGCAAGATGACGGTGAGTTTCGGGTCGTGGATCAGAGCGGCTCTGAGAAG GTCCCGTGGATCCCTCTAGACCCTCTGGACCCGGACCTGGAGCGTTACCCTCAGTACCGGAGAGCCCGGCCGCTCCGCTGCAGTGTGAAGGCCGGAGAGATGCTGTACCTGCCGTCACTGTGGTTCCACCACGTCCAGCAGTCGCACGGTTGCATCGCAG tgaaCTTCTGGTACGACATGGAGTACGACATCAAGTACAACTACTTCCAGCTGCTGGAGACTCTGTCTGACATCACAGACGGGTCAAcgtga
- the LOC141010168 gene encoding uncharacterized protein, which produces MYPRSGPARRERSGPVRSGGSGAARPAGSGAERSGPARPGPAAAERSGPPAAERSGPVRSGPARRERSGPVRSGGSGAARPAGSGAERSGPARPGPAAAERSGPPAAERSGPVRPGPARRQRSGPVRSGPPAAERSGPVRPAGSGADMQPRCSHCGREVQKQTKGYKRKSVLTLLDLRSANKLFPLLDPHDAFLCFDCVRDVYHKTKKCGKKRVYVDPNPPTRPAPAARPAASVPAEPPPLKRLKKRLRSALNEHDYASQDAAPSPRPEPPPARRHLRGPMSQVCGYLRRRRFGCALNRLLQVNGFKEALLKVCGRIISSERKEMVNDLDGPYRKTFSPENLSAFSWDKTTSWAEEKAPLTVACLRSMFPPAKKIQKQIVNYSPGNKPRRMTDEEVKQLLDRRIGVVLSVSLYTSSLRACFLQTAFSVEMLRHRCPIKLFTVTNSLGISQSKTTARIHAKRLAEEHERKVKQWRDEIQTTRKTQYCSEDSKKALAFTFSWGKVRVPSASRSESSDRGYTFVTWAFRFAHQNRINFRYLHGPKIKAVEVSPYSILPTRQTYESLRQRMKTLVMRIIADNLPALKGPRGRVVRHVPHRYSHLMKEESTTVSLGAVTPDSSEASVSAVLGLKDYIPVVSGTPYHILGCGDVLGTDMTQNHQNQNLDLRYDGLIEAPPEFQKEHLFHEDMMKMLLSEKSENARGTLHHIVSLFHFKTFNNMAKDYFLNLWDFITFVTTAYVTLFAVTDCGLDSVDQRPSGYPSQVSAQVDWLSDLAHRLVDLVWMAPPQEDINTAAAVAAAAGQCDREKKKKKIFPFCYCREDKPGEQLVRCCSNLCPGIWFHASCARAQTRSDPPEEDRGGSDWFCSPACGADGTYVYCHCKEQRGGQMVQCGRMEDCRRHEWYHRDCLTAAEQSRAQSTPWFCSESCSMAADGEDFLFNYTRAVVWEGLYHLARRDAIQEGDGDAMTDFWRMDLVLLWTRKHLQLFNSGHQMITGIEGFYPERVRQEMKWNRVLNLQGTSGGNISQDLLTELLINEFKGVIEFGKGSFTPQQVEQSAHLAGAQARHLDRLFFTGGNPLNLSSYLSRVTSSSCRRTEDVSRFVQEFKTDELFRFKPGRKHDGFNSFRYQQRVREPERMGHCMRRLREELDQWTDGVL; this is translated from the exons ATGTATCCA CGGTCCGGCCCGGCCCGGCGGGAGCGGAGCGGCCCGGTCCGGTCCGGCGGGAGCGGAGCGGCCCGGCCCGCCGGCAGCGGAGCGGAGCGGTCCGGtccggcccggcccggcccggcgGCAGCGGAGCGGTCCGGCCCGCCGGCAGCGGAGCGGAGCGGTCCAGTCCGGTCCGGCCCGGCCCGGCGGGAGCGGAGCGGCCCGGTCCGGTCCGGCGGGAGCGGAGCGGCCCGGCCCGCCGGCAGCGGAGCGGAGCGGTCCGGtccggcccggcccggcccggcgGCAGCGGAGCGGTCCGGCCCGCCGGCAGCGGAGCGGAGCGGTCCAGTCCGGCCCGGTCCGGCCCGCCGGCAGCGGAGCGGcccggtccggtccggtccgcCGGCAGCGGAGCGGAGCGGTCCGGTCCGGCCCGCCGGCAGCGGAGCCGACATGCAGCCCCGCTGCAGCCACTGCGGCCGGGAGGTCCAGAAACAGACCAAAGGCTACAAGCGGAAGTCCGTGTTGACGCTGCTCGACCTGCGGAGCGCCAACAAACTGTTCCCGCTTCTCGACCCGCACGATGCGTTTTTATGTTTCGACTGTGTGAGAGACGTTTATCACAAAACCAAGAAATGCGGGAAGAAGCGGGTTTATGTGGACCCGAACCCCCCGACCCGCCCGGCTCCTGCTGCCCGTCCTGCCGCCTCGGTTCCGGCGGAACCACCTCCTCTGAAGAGGCTCAAGAAGAGACTCAGATCAGCGCTGAACGAACATGACTACGCCTCCCAGGACGCGGCGCCCTCCCCGCGGCCCGAGCCGCCGCCGGCCCGCCGCCACCTGCGCGGGCCGATGTCTCAGGTGTGCGGGTACCTGCGGAGGAGGAGGTTCGGCTGTGCGCTGAACAGGCTGCTGCAGGTGAACGGCTTCAAGGAGGCTTTGCTCAAAGTGTGCGGAAGAATCATCTCCAGCGAG CGTAAAGAGATGGTGAACGACCTGGACGGGCCCTACAGGAAGACCTTCAGCCCTGAGAACCTGTCGGCCTTCAGCTGGGATAAGACTACTTCCTGGGCGGAGGAGAAGGCTCCTCTGACTGTGGCCTGCCTCAGATCCATGTTCCCCCCTGCTAAGAAGATCCAGAAACAGATCGTCAACTACAGCCCTGGGAATAAACCACG GCGGATGACGGATGAGGAGGTGAAACAGCTGCTGGACCGGAGGATCGGCGTCGTCCTGTCCGTGTCTCTGTACACCAGCTCGCTCAGAGCCTGTTTCCTCCAGACAGCCTTCAGCGTGGAGATGCTGCGACACCGCTGTCCCATCAAACTCTTCACCGTCACCAACAGCCTCGGCATCTCTCAGTCCAAAACCACCGCCAGGATCCACGCCAAGAGGCTCGCCGAGGAGCACGAGAGAAAGGTGAAGCAGTGGAGGGACGAGATCCAG ACGACCAGAAAGACTCAGTACTGCAGCGAGGACTCAAAGAAGGCGTTGGCGTTCACCTTCTCCTGGGGGAAAGTCCGG GTGCCGTCAGCGTCCAGGTCCGAATCCTCAGATCGAGGGTACACCTTTGTGACGTGGGCGTTTCGCTTCGCTCATCAAAACCGGATTAACTTCCGTTACCTGCACGGACCGAAGATAAAAGCAGTGGAAGTGTCTCCTTACAGCATCCTGCCGACCAGACAG acgTACGAGTCGCTGCGACAGCGAATGAAAACGTTAGTGATGCGAATCATCGCCGACAACCTGCCGGCTCTGAAAGGACCGAGAGGACGAGTGGTGAGACACGTTCCTCACAGGTACTCACACCTGATGAAGGAGGAGAGCACCACC GTGAGTCTGGGTGCAGTGACACCAGACAGCAGTGAGGCGTCAGTGAGCGCAGTGCTCGGCCTGAAGGACTACATCCCCGTCGTCTCCGGGACGCCGTACCACATCCTGGGCTGTGGAGACGTCCTCGGGACTGACATGACCCAGAaccaccagaaccagaacctggACCTGAGGTACGACGGACTCATAGAGGCACCGCCAGAGTTTCAGAAGGAACACCTGTTTCATGAG GACATGATGAAGATGCTCCTCAGTGAGAAGAGTGAGAACGCTCGAGGAACTCTTCATCACATCGTCTCACTGTTTCACTTCAAGACGTTCAACAACATGGCCAAAGACTACTTCCTGAACCTGTGGGACTTCATCACG TTTGTGACGACGGCGTACGTGACTCTGTTCGCTGTGACGGACTGCGGTCTGGACTCGGTGGACCAGAGACCGTCAGGTTACCCGTCTCAGGTGTCGGCTCAGGTGGACTGGCTCAGTGATCTGGCTCACAGGCTGGTGGATCTGGTGTGGATGGCTCCACCTCAGGAGGACatcaacactgctgctgctgttgctgctgctgcaggtcagtgtgacagagagaagaagaagaagaagatcttCCCCTTCTGTTACTGCAGAGAAG ATAAGCCAGGTGAGCAGCTGGTGCGGTGCTGCAGTAACCTGTGTCCAGGTATCTGGTTCCATGCTTCCTGTGCTCGGGCTCAGACCCGGTCAGACCCCCCTGAGGAGGACCGTGGTGGTTCAGACTGGTTCTGCAGTCCGGCCTGCGGCGCAGACGGGACCTACGTGTACTGTCACTGCAAGGAGCAGAGGGGGGGGCAGATGGTCCAGTGTGGACGGATGGAGGACTGCAGGAGACACGAGTGGTACCACCGAGACTGTCTGACAGCAGCCGAGCAGAGCAGAGCCCAGAGCA CTCCATGGTTCTGCTCAGAGTCCTGCTCCATGGCGGCTGACGGCGAAGACTTCCTGTTTAACTACACAAGGGCGGTGGTGTGGGAGGGGCTGTACCACCTGGCCAGACGGGACGCCATccaggagggagatggagacgCCATGACGGACTTCTGGAGGATGGACCTGGTCCTGCTGTGGACCAGAAaacacctgcagctctttaacAGCGGCCATCAGATGATCACAG ggatCGAGGGGTTCTACCCGGAGCGGGTCAGACAGGAGATGAAGTGGAACCGAGTGTTGAACCTTCAGGGAACATCTGGAGgaaacatcagtcaggatctccTGACAGAGCTCCTCATCAACGAGTTCAAAG GTGTGATCGAGTTCGGTAAAGGCAGCTTCACGCCGCAGCAGGTGGAGCAGAGCGCTCACCTGGCCGGAGCTCAGGCCAGACACCTGGACAGACTCTTCTTCACAGGAGGAAACCCTCTGAACCTGTCCTCATACCTGTCCAGGGTAACGTCCTCGTCCTGCAGGAGGACAGAAGACGTGTCCAGGTTCGTCCAGGAGTTTAAAACAGACGAGCTGTTCAGGTTCAAACCAGGAAGGAAACACGACGGCTTCAACAGCTTCAGGTACCaacagagagtcagagagccGGAGAGGATGGGCCACTGCATGAGGAGGCTGAGGGAGGAGCTGGACCAGTGGACAGACGGCGTCCTCTGA